One segment of Geomonas ferrireducens DNA contains the following:
- a CDS encoding alpha/beta fold hydrolase — MHCTVNDINIAYDEAGQGPAVLLIHGFPLNRQMWQPQLKPIADAGYRVIAPDLRGFGASDAPAGPYSMELLAEDMIALMDALKIDKAVIGGMSMGGYVLMNLLERYPERVRAACFIATRSNADDEAGRERRKAMAAEAERLGANPIIKIFAELLFAAETSQESPALIARVTAWMRETRPQGLAGGLLGMRNRKDYTALLPTFKHPSLVIAGAEDRAAPAETAETLIHGLAGCRSKVIEKAGHMVNMEQPEIFNETMISFLKSLPE, encoded by the coding sequence ATGCACTGCACCGTTAATGATATAAACATCGCCTATGATGAAGCAGGCCAAGGCCCTGCCGTCCTGCTCATCCACGGCTTTCCTCTCAACCGCCAGATGTGGCAGCCGCAACTGAAGCCGATTGCCGACGCCGGTTACCGTGTCATCGCCCCGGACCTGCGCGGCTTCGGCGCAAGCGACGCACCCGCCGGGCCTTACAGCATGGAACTTCTCGCCGAAGATATGATCGCCCTCATGGATGCTTTGAAGATCGACAAAGCGGTCATCGGCGGCATGTCCATGGGGGGCTACGTCCTCATGAACCTCCTGGAGCGCTACCCGGAAAGGGTCCGTGCCGCCTGCTTCATCGCGACCCGCAGCAACGCGGACGACGAAGCGGGACGCGAGCGGAGAAAGGCCATGGCCGCGGAGGCTGAGAGGCTCGGCGCCAACCCGATCATCAAGATATTCGCTGAACTGCTGTTCGCGGCGGAGACCTCGCAGGAAAGCCCGGCGCTGATCGCCCGCGTCACCGCGTGGATGCGCGAAACCCGTCCGCAGGGGCTCGCCGGCGGTCTGCTCGGCATGCGCAACCGCAAGGACTACACAGCCCTCCTCCCCACGTTCAAGCACCCCTCATTGGTGATCGCAGGCGCGGAAGATCGTGCCGCCCCCGCAGAAACCGCCGAGACGCTGATCCATGGACTTGCCGGCTGCCGGAGCAAAGTAATCGAAAAGGCAGGGCACATGGTGAACATGGAACAGCCTGAAATCTTCAACGAGACCATGATCTCTTTCCTTAAATCGCTACCGGAGTAG
- the rmuC gene encoding DNA recombination protein RmuC, which translates to MGTDLLQLILLLLLAATFTVAILCYLHLKRLTSSEARFDQLEKGLERLERTLQDELRRNREELGGSLRQFGEAVQKRMVDIASLQKGQMEGFTQQLGALTASNEQRLDKLRETVELRLKWLQEDNSKKLEQMRATVDEKLHETLEKRLGESFKQVSGQLEQVHKGLGEMQSLASGVGDLKKVLSNIKTRGTLGEVQLHNLLEQILTPDQYSSNVATKPGSDARVEFAVRLPGKDDKPLWLPIDAKFPQEDFLRLVEAQEQGNLAAVAEATKQFDRTVQGMAKLICDKYLAPPETTDFAVMFLANEASYAQVLSRPGLFDAILREHKVIVAGPTTIAALLSSLSLGFRTLAIEKRSSDVWRLLGAIKTEFMTFGTLLDKTRKKLDEASSSIDTAATRTRRIQRKMQGIEELPEHEAKAILGVDFGSGAEAEVSEAVLIEEP; encoded by the coding sequence ATGGGAACCGACCTGCTGCAACTCATCCTGCTGCTTCTACTCGCCGCCACCTTCACCGTGGCCATCCTCTGTTACCTGCACCTGAAACGGCTCACCTCGTCCGAGGCGCGCTTCGATCAGTTGGAGAAGGGACTCGAGCGACTGGAGCGGACCCTTCAGGACGAGCTACGCCGAAACCGGGAGGAGCTGGGCGGCAGCTTGCGACAGTTCGGTGAGGCGGTGCAGAAACGGATGGTCGACATCGCGTCGCTGCAAAAGGGGCAAATGGAAGGATTTACGCAGCAGTTGGGCGCCCTCACCGCAAGCAACGAACAGCGACTGGACAAGCTGCGCGAGACTGTCGAGCTCAGGCTCAAATGGCTGCAGGAGGACAACTCGAAGAAACTGGAGCAGATGCGCGCCACGGTGGACGAGAAGCTGCATGAGACCCTGGAGAAGCGACTTGGTGAATCATTCAAGCAGGTGAGCGGGCAGTTGGAACAGGTGCACAAGGGACTGGGCGAGATGCAATCGCTGGCATCCGGCGTCGGCGATCTGAAAAAGGTCCTCTCCAACATCAAAACGCGCGGAACGCTGGGCGAGGTGCAACTGCACAACCTGCTCGAACAGATCCTCACCCCGGACCAGTACAGCTCCAACGTCGCCACCAAGCCCGGCAGCGACGCCCGCGTCGAGTTCGCGGTCCGGCTTCCCGGCAAGGACGACAAACCGCTCTGGCTCCCCATCGATGCGAAGTTCCCGCAGGAGGACTTCCTGCGTCTGGTTGAGGCGCAAGAACAGGGAAACCTGGCCGCGGTAGCCGAGGCAACGAAGCAGTTCGACAGGACAGTCCAGGGGATGGCGAAGCTGATCTGCGACAAGTACCTGGCGCCGCCGGAGACCACCGATTTTGCAGTCATGTTCCTAGCCAACGAGGCAAGCTACGCGCAGGTGTTGAGCCGCCCCGGGCTTTTCGACGCCATCCTGCGTGAGCACAAGGTGATCGTCGCCGGCCCCACCACCATCGCCGCCCTCCTCTCGTCGCTGAGCCTCGGATTCAGAACGCTGGCAATCGAGAAGCGCAGCAGCGACGTCTGGCGCCTTCTGGGCGCGATCAAGACCGAGTTCATGACCTTCGGGACTCTATTGGACAAGACCAGGAAAAAGCTGGACGAGGCATCCTCAAGCATCGACACCGCGGCCACAAGGACCAGGCGCATCCAGAGGAAGATGCAGGGGATAGAGGAGCTGCCTGAGCATGAGGCGAAGGCGATTTTGGGCGTAGACTTCGGCAGCGGCGCGGAGGCCGAGGTAAGCGAGGCGGTGCTGATCGAGGAGCCGTAA
- a CDS encoding CHRD domain-containing protein, whose translation MKRIRLLMLVVLAAFFAVSTGYAAEHSFKAKLTPKEEVAKPDAKSSGKAEFKLSKDGKELTYKLHVKDVVDASAAHIHVGKKGENGPPIVGLFSGGKKGKFSGVLSEGKVSGNDLMGDYKGKFDELVKLLRSGDTYVNVHTDKYPDGEIRGQIK comes from the coding sequence ATGAAAAGGATAAGGCTGCTGATGCTGGTGGTGCTGGCTGCGTTCTTTGCTGTCTCAACCGGATATGCCGCTGAGCACAGCTTCAAGGCAAAACTGACCCCGAAGGAGGAAGTGGCAAAACCTGACGCCAAATCTTCCGGGAAGGCCGAATTCAAACTCAGCAAAGACGGCAAGGAGCTGACTTACAAGCTCCACGTTAAGGACGTGGTCGACGCCAGTGCGGCACACATCCATGTCGGCAAAAAAGGGGAGAATGGTCCTCCGATTGTCGGGCTCTTCAGCGGTGGCAAGAAAGGGAAATTCAGCGGTGTCCTCTCGGAAGGTAAGGTCAGCGGCAACGACCTGATGGGCGACTACAAAGGTAAATTCGACGAGCTGGTAAAACTGCTTCGTTCGGGCGATACCTACGTGAACGTCCACACCGACAAGTACCCGGACGGCGAAATCCGCGGGCAGATCAAATAA
- a CDS encoding helix-turn-helix domain-containing protein: protein MSEILDIADEMARELFEAGMMDDLTFRQIQALCLPRKKPYRPEEIKQIRMACHASQAVFASLLGIGKSTVQQWEQGVKKPSGPALRLLDIVDRKGLAALR, encoded by the coding sequence ATGAGTGAAATTTTGGACATAGCTGATGAAATGGCGCGTGAATTGTTCGAAGCCGGCATGATGGATGACCTCACCTTCCGACAGATACAGGCGTTGTGCCTCCCACGTAAGAAACCATACCGGCCGGAAGAGATCAAACAGATCAGGATGGCCTGTCATGCCAGTCAGGCTGTTTTTGCGTCACTTCTAGGTATAGGTAAAAGCACTGTACAACAATGGGAACAAGGGGTGAAGAAGCCGAGTGGCCCTGCGTTGCGACTGCTGGACATCGTAGACCGTAAAGGGCTTGCTGCCCTGCGTTAA
- a CDS encoding biotin/lipoyl-containing protein, whose protein sequence is MQLTMTIDGKKYRVDVEVEEGEEVRLAESFPTTTVQAVTPPSGAMPMAAPAPVTGAPPGGTAASDKICWSPIAGVVFKVVAQVGQHLEVNDLLVVLEAMKMETNITAHMSGTVDKILVSVGEAVQPGQPIAEFA, encoded by the coding sequence GTGCAACTGACCATGACGATCGACGGAAAGAAGTATCGGGTTGACGTGGAAGTCGAAGAGGGCGAAGAGGTTCGGCTGGCCGAATCGTTCCCTACTACGACGGTGCAGGCGGTGACGCCCCCTTCGGGCGCAATGCCGATGGCCGCCCCCGCCCCGGTTACCGGCGCTCCCCCAGGCGGCACGGCGGCATCGGACAAGATCTGCTGGAGCCCGATTGCCGGCGTTGTTTTCAAGGTCGTTGCGCAGGTCGGCCAGCACCTGGAGGTGAACGATCTGCTCGTCGTCCTGGAGGCGATGAAGATGGAGACGAACATCACGGCGCACATGTCCGGTACCGTGGATAAGATCCTCGTTTCCGTGGGCGAAGCTGTACAGCCGGGACAGCCCATCGCGGAGTTCGCGTAA